The genomic interval CTGATACCTCGCGCCTCAAGAATCAAGCCTTCCCCCTCAGTTGTCGGGCTACAGAATCCATCAATCTATTCACCGCTTCTGCTAATCTTCCAATTTCATCATTATGCTTTGCTTCCAATCTTCGAGAGATATCTCCCTCAATAATACGGTTGATCGCATCTATACTTTCCAGTATAGGCTTAACCAATCTCTTTGATAACCAGAAACTCACTGCCACTGCAACAAAAATAATGAAAATACTAAACAAACTAATTACCACTAAGATGAGAATAATGCGATTATTGATATTTTCCTTTAAATCATTAATAGGAACGAAAAGTTCCTTTGTAGGATAGGTTATACCTATTCCCCATCCTCTTTCTTCCACATAGGTATATCCCGTAAATTTATCCACGCCTCTAAATATATATCGGGAAGAACCTGTTTCACCCTTAAAAATATGATCTTTTACAATTTCCGCCAGCGCTTCCCCTTCCTTTGGACTTGATAAATCCACGTTATCCTTCAATGTTATCAATTCATGAGCGGTTGTTGGTGGGTCAAAGATAAGTATCCCCTTTTTGTTTATCATCCAGGCATAAATCTCAGAACGCTCCTCAGGCTGCTCCGCTTGTAGAATAGCATACATATCATCAGGATAAAAATCCACAAACAATATGGCTATTACCCTTCCTCTGCAGATAATGGGGACAGTTGCACTATAAGATATTTCTCCATCCTTGTTTATGTGAAAATCAACAAAACATCCTTCCTCTGATTGACAGGTGGTTTCTATTTTTTCTGGTGTGATGGGAATAATAGGTTTTTTTAGGGGATATTTAAGTATGAGCCCCTCTTTCGTATAGAGAGCAATGCATCTTGCGCCAATTCTTTTGTGAAAAAAAGGGAATTTGTCCTTCATTTCCTCGATGAATGAGGGATTCTTCGTTTTTGTATATATGCATACCCTATTTTTTAAACATTCACCTATAACCCCCGCCATATCAAGTCTGCTTTTCATCTCTGTTTTTATTCTCTTAGCTACCGCTGTAGCCCTGCACTTCAAAAATACTTTAGTCTGTTTCTCAAATGCTTTCTCCGTCTCCTTAAGAGCACTACTTTTAAAATATATAAGACCTACCACTGAGATAAAAAATAGCACTATTACAGAGATAAGTATTACAGAAACACTTGCTGCTGTTATTTTGCTGCCTATACTTACAAACTTTCTTTCAGCCATATGGAATTCAATTTAACAAAAAGGAAACACTAAATCAATGAAATTCTGGCCTATTGATAAAAGGTTAAAATATTTCTTTCAGTTTTCCTGAAGCAATTTCTTCTTCAATTCCCCTTTTTACATCGGAAACTTTAAGTCTCATTAATCCTAAAGAAATATCATTTCCAAAAACAGTAACTAAAATAAACGATCTGCTCATTTTAGTAAAATAAATATTCTCCTGCTTCCCTTTGTGAAAAAGAAGAGAAAACTCTGTTTCTCCAACTAATTTGGCAATTTCCGACATTGCCGCAAAATTGGCTGCAGATAAGGCAGCCAAAGATGCCACATCTATATTCTCAAAACCTACATCGACAATTACATTTCCTCCCATATCAACCAGCAAAACACCAGACGCATTAGCAGCTTTAATCAAGTTTTTCTCAATACAATCACTTATTTTCTGTAATTCCTCTAAATCCAAAATAAGCATTTCTTCAACCTTATATTTAAATTAAAACAAACATTTCAATCTTATTAGAAATGTAACATCATCTTTTTTCCCAAAATCTACCGGCAAATTTGTCCGCCCTAAAAGCTCATCGCATATCAGAATTTTCGCCTCTTTACTCTTTGTCTCAAAGAGAATCAAATATCTTTCCTGGGTTTCAGCAAGAGAATTGTATTCAGACAAATGTTCCATTTGCTGGTAACTGCTAGGCAGTTGTCCAGACAAATGTTCCATTTGCTGGTAACTGCTAGGCAGTTGTCCAGACAACCTGTATATTTTTCCACCTCTTTCAAGTTTTTTATCCCTCAATAAAAAAGAGGCCATCTCCATAGAAATGTGATAGACACCATCAATCTGAGAGATAAGAAGGGACATTACATCCTCTCCTGATTTCACAATTAAAAAAGCATCCCTTGATACACTTCTATGTACCCTATGGATTATTTTCTCAACATTATCCAGAGTGTAATCGGAAGCAAAAATGTTATCAATCTCATTTTTTAAAGCTTTCTCTATATCCATCTCAAACAACCTTTTTCAATAAAGAAATAGCCATAGCCGCCTTGTAGGCAGGTCCATAACTTTCAATAAGTTTTGTTTTATCAGTAGAAGCAACAGCAAACATAGCAAAATCTAACACTTTAATCACCAATACATAGCCATCTTCGCCTATTATAATTATATTTTCCAGATTACCCTCTTTAAGTTCAGACACAACCCTATCTGCATTATGAAAAACCGAAGAAGAAATAGCTGCCACAGTCTCTGCTTCAAACGGCACTCTGCTCATATTTCCCATGAGAAGTCCATCATAATCGCACACTACCGCTGTATCAATATAAGGACAAATTGTAAATAACTTAGATAAAATATAATCAATAATCTTAGCCTTAGAAACAGCCATTTATTTTTCTCCAATAAGTTCTTTTATCTTCTTCAGATTAAAACGAATTGCCTTATCGTTAGGGTCCAACCCGTAAGCTATCTCCCACTCTTGCAAAGCCTTTTCATAATCAGATTTTCGGAAAAAATCCCAACCTTTATCTAAATGTTCATAAAACATCTTTTTATTTGACTCCTTCTCCCCGCCAACCTGCTCCCTTGAGATTACCTCTTTTTTGCGTTCTACTTTCTTCTTCTCTGCTCTCCGTTTATCAATAACATGTGCACTTTCCAAAAGCAACTCCATCCATCCGGAATGCACATTCCTATCCATGGAAACGAAGGAAGAAGTTATATCAACCTCGCCATCTTCCCAGGTCAAAACATCAAGAAGTGCTTCCTCGCCACTCTTCTCCCCGCATGAAGCATAGCTAACCTCACCATCTATCAATTGGACAACGCAATCCTTCAAACTGTTGCTAATCTTTAGTTCTGCAGAGGAATAACTTTGACACAGCATCTGCAACAAATCCTCTAATTGTATACCCTCTATGTGCCCTTGAAAGCCTTTTTTAACCATTTTTCTATGGCTTTTTCAACCTTTTTATCAATTAGCTTGTCAATTTCTCTGACAAAAACTCTATTCTTGGTTTCCACAACTTCTTCCACTATGGATTTCATTTCATCCTCAGGAATATGCAGTTCTCCAAGAGGAACAATCATTGGCACAGAACTTAATGAAACAGGTTTTGAAAATATACCTGAAGTGGGTTTATCTTCAAGAAAACCTTTTAGGAGTTCTCCCGCTTTTTCCATCTCATACAAAACATCTTCTTCCCTCTTTTCTTCTTGCTCGTCTTCTTTCTTGTTTAAAAAACCTGCATCAACCGGTAGGTCAAAATCACTCTTTGAAAACAAGTCTTTCACCTCAATTTATCACAGGAGTTTCTCAATTTTCTCTGCTGTTCTCCTGGTATCCA from Deltaproteobacteria bacterium carries:
- a CDS encoding DUF4388 domain-containing protein; protein product: MVKKGFQGHIEGIQLEDLLQMLCQSYSSAELKISNSLKDCVVQLIDGEVSYASCGEKSGEEALLDVLTWEDGEVDITSSFVSMDRNVHSGWMELLLESAHVIDKRRAEKKKVERKKEVISREQVGGEKESNKKMFYEHLDKGWDFFRKSDYEKALQEWEIAYGLDPNDKAIRFNLKKIKELIGEK
- a CDS encoding roadblock/LC7 domain-containing protein, coding for MLILDLEELQKISDCIEKNLIKAANASGVLLVDMGGNVIVDVGFENIDVASLAALSAANFAAMSEIAKLVGETEFSLLFHKGKQENIYFTKMSRSFILVTVFGNDISLGLMRLKVSDVKRGIEEEIASGKLKEIF
- a CDS encoding roadblock/LC7 domain-containing protein, which produces MAVSKAKIIDYILSKLFTICPYIDTAVVCDYDGLLMGNMSRVPFEAETVAAISSSVFHNADRVVSELKEGNLENIIIIGEDGYVLVIKVLDFAMFAVASTDKTKLIESYGPAYKAAMAISLLKKVV
- a CDS encoding HAMP domain-containing protein yields the protein MAERKFVSIGSKITAASVSVILISVIVLFFISVVGLIYFKSSALKETEKAFEKQTKVFLKCRATAVAKRIKTEMKSRLDMAGVIGECLKNRVCIYTKTKNPSFIEEMKDKFPFFHKRIGARCIALYTKEGLILKYPLKKPIIPITPEKIETTCQSEEGCFVDFHINKDGEISYSATVPIICRGRVIAILFVDFYPDDMYAILQAEQPEERSEIYAWMINKKGILIFDPPTTAHELITLKDNVDLSSPKEGEALAEIVKDHIFKGETGSSRYIFRGVDKFTGYTYVEERGWGIGITYPTKELFVPINDLKENINNRIILILVVISLFSIFIIFVAVAVSFWLSKRLVKPILESIDAINRIIEGDISRRLEAKHNDEIGRLAEAVNRLMDSVARQLRGKA